ttgggtttttattttctttacagCTTACTAGAATGTAACTAGGTTTCTtactttgtatacttcctgtgtacttgggcattgcctagtctttttctattcaataaagattattacttataaaaaaaaatgaactaaaaTAACTTAGATATAAAACTGTTGGTTTGATCTctttctactctctctctctctctgaggttTTACCCTTCCTGTTGTAGAATTTACATTTTTCTTCCCAGGACCTCATTTTTTAACTGGGGGCCTTGTTTTCCTGCTCTTTTACTTGCAGAGTTCCAGCTCGAACTTTTGATGCAGTCGCTCCTATTTTCACGGGTATTTATTTAGTGACACTAACTaaatcattcttcaaattttcaatgACATCGTACTGTTGTTATTGAGGGTTTTGTGGCTAAAGCAAACCAATAGATACAACGAGTAACTCTTGAGTTTGTctatataaaactaatattactgTTATGGGTCCTTAGAGAgtcttttttgttaaattttggCGCTTCATCATTCATTTGAGATGATTTTGTTCAAAGATATTTTTCATGGCAGGACCAAGATGCTCCTTGTTAGTTCGATCAACTTCAAGTGACAAGTTCTACTAGTGGcttatttaacttatttgacTATAGCATAAACCATCCTTTAGTTTTTGTCCTCCTGCTTTAAACCTCTAAGGCCTCTTCATAAATTGTTTCTTGTCTATCCAGTAGTTTTTGTGCAGTTCCATGCAACAAGTAGGTTAATACCTTATCGAGATTGCTATCTTGCAGGCCAGTGTTTCTGAtggagaaaatgatgatatCTTGTCTAGGGTCATGATTGGTGGAATATTCTTAAGGTGAGGTTCATTTTATGTCCACCTTTTCACAGAATTTGGTCAtactaaatattatttctcattatttttcttgcatctttacCTATAAAGAATTTCATATACTTCAGTGTTGCTATGACTAAAGTCTGTGGAATGTAgctttctatttttattctttgctttttaaaTGTTTTAGCCTTTTTATGTGTgtttactctttttctttttcctttgctatAACTTCCactcaaatttctttatttgatttatgtataaaaaaaaaaaaattctttatttgattttgtgACAAAGTAGTTATAAAGACAAGGAACCTACTGCACATAATCAGTATACAATAGGTTCCCCGAgaaattacaatctaaaattCAAGAATTTATAAAATCCTTTGAAGGAATGTAAGTAGAGGTAAAATCTTTACACTTAGAACTTTAAAGTTTGTTTATTACCTTGAAGGGTGCTTTTGTTTTACTAGATGTGGATATGAACTATTTCTTGTGAGCTCCACCGTGTATTTATTCCAACAAATTGATTTAATTTAGTAGGTTTCTTATACAGCACAAATAAGTCTAACAGGATCTTCATGGCAATCCTCAACTGTTTGGAATGAGGCTCTTTTTTATCTCTGTATTTGTCCTTCTGCATTGATTCAAGTTTTTGTTATCATCCAACCGAGTTATAACTATGTGGTTTGCTGGAATATAGGGATACGTTTTCACGACCTCCATGCACCTTAGTTCAACCATCAATGCAAAGTGTCACAAAAGATCTTCTACATACTCCTGAATTTGGTAcagttgtatttattttatatttttgagaaAACGATTTTCTGCTCAATATCCATATATGTAGTTTTGATCGAGTCTGTGAGATAAATTGATTTTGTTCCTTTGTCTGTTTGGCCAGCTAGGAGTTTTTGCCCTCCCATATATCCTCTGGGAGAACAGCAGTGGCAGTTGATTGATGGTGTTCCTGTAGTATGTCTACATTCTCTTCAGATCAAACCCTCTCCAGTTCCACCATCTTTTGCTTCAGAAACAGTTGTAGAGTGTCAACCTCTAATGGTATGTACCAATTTTTGTTTCGAATGACTTCTTTTGTGTTAACTTTCTAAATGTCTGAGTGGTATCTTCCTATTTTTACCCCAGATTCATCTTCAAGAAGAATCCTGTTTGAGGATATGTTCCTTCCTAGCTGATGGGATTGTCGTCAATCCTGGTGCTGTTTTACCAAATTTTTCAGttaattctttcattttgaGTCTGAAGGAATTAGATCTTACGGTTCCTTTGGACACGGGCAAATTGAACAACCCTGTAAGTAACACAGACAGTGGTGTTCAGAGCTCATTTTCTGGAGCAAGGCTTCACATTGAGAGCTTGATCTTTTCAGAGTCGCCTTCGTTAAAACTAAGGCTACTGAACCTGGAGAAGGATCCTGCTTGCTTCTGTCTTTGGGAAGATCAACTGATTGATGCTAGCCAAAAGAAGTGGACCACTAAAGCATCCCACCTTAGTTTGTCCTTAGAAACATGTACTGGCTTAAGCAGACTTCAAAATTCTCTCGACTGGAGTTCAGGCTTGTGGAGATGTGTCGAGCTGAAAGATGTGTGCATTGAAGTGGCTATGGCAACTGCAGATGGGAGCCCATTAGCAGATATTCCTCCTCCAGGGGGTATTGTTAGGGTTGGGGTTGCTTGTGAGCAATATACATCCAATACTTCAGTTGAACAGCTCTTTTTTATCCTGGATCTCTATGTATACTTTGGAAGAGTGAGTGACAAGATAGCGTTTGTTGGAAAAAGTAACAGACCAAAGAGAAGTAGAAATAAATCTTCTGGTGGAAGGCTGATGGATAAGGTTCCAAGTGATACTGCTGTAAGTTTAGAAGTGAAGGATTTTCAGCTTAGATTTCTGGAGACTTCTGTAGCAAATGTTCAGGGCATGCCTTTAGTCCAGTTTCTTGGGGATAATCTGTTTATCAAAGTTACACATAGAACTCTTGGTGGTGCCATTGCTGTTTCATCCACATTATGTTGGGAGAGTGTTCAAGTGGACTGTGTAGATACTGAGGGAAAGCTGGTACATGGAAATGGGTCCGCGTTATCTAATGTTGAAGATGCTCCTTTGATTAGTGGAAATGGATACCCTCAACTAAGAGCTGTATTTTGGGTACAGAAAAAAAGGAGCCTTTATTCAAAGGGAAATGCTTTGGCAGTTCCATTTCTGGACATAAGCATGGTGCATGTAATTCCATTAGATGAACGAGATGTTGAGTGTCATAGTTTGAATGTGTCAGCATGTATATCTGGTGTTCGCCTTGGTGGAGGAATGAACTATGCTGAAGCCTTACTGCATCGGTTTGGAATACTTGGTCCCGATGGTGGTCCTGGGAAGGGGCTTTCTAAAGGGTTAGAAAACTTACGAGCAGGGccattttcaaaactttttgaaaCATCACCTCTCATTGTTAACAACCTGGATGGAGGTATGGAACACATTATCTTGGGTAATATTTTCTTTGTATGTGTAATATTGTTTAACTGGTTGCATCTGAGCACCCCCTCTCACacactattttttttccatctctCTTATCTTCTACTTCAACTGCATTTCTATtaactttcctttcttttaaacCAGATGGAAATTTAGGAGATGGGAAAGAAAGTAGCCTTTTGCAGTTGGGAAAACCCGATGATGTTGATGTAACTATAGAATTGAAGGACTGGTTATTTGCTCTAGAAGGAGAACAGGAGATGGCAGAAAGTTGGTGGTTTCATAATCATGAGGATGTCCGTAGAGAAGAGAGATGTTGGCACACTACTTTTCAGAGTCTGCAGGTGAAAGCAAAAGGTCGTCCAAAGCACAAACTGAATGGCAAAGGAAGGTCAGAGGAAAGGCAGAAATATCCTTTGGAATTGGTCACTGTAAGAATGTGATTTCTCTTCGTTTCCTGGTCTTTAACTTTTAGTTTTAAGGCTTCAATTTCTCGATTAGTTTTAAGCTGCTAAAGTCACTGTTAATGGAAAATGGGATCAATGCAGATTGCTTGTTTGACTGTGAATTTAACCTAACATGAAGGATAACCATTATTCTATTGATATATCAAAAGTTATCCCCAGGTGCATTGCTAGGATGATATGCCTGTTTTGAAGTTGATGTGCTGCAGATCTTTGGTTATAGGAGTGTGTCAGATGAACTTTTCTCTTTCTAACAAGTCATTCAATTTGTAGTACTTTGTAAATGAGATCTATGTTGTTTATCTGAATTAAGGCATGTCTAATTTAATTCAAACCATTAGTTTTTCTGTCACATGTGCTTTGTGTTTCTTGCTGGTTGTCTTATTGGGAATGTTTGGAATTGGGACTTGTACTGAATAAAATGAGCAAAAAATTGCACCTGATTTGGAAACCTGGTTTGTATACTGAGATTACCTTATTCAACATGCCCATGGTTCCCCTGGACTATGTTGGTTTCTTTGCTCGTGCTGTAGACACAAGATATAGCTTAGTTtagttttacataaaaatataacCCTACCTGAACATAGACGCAACCGTTTTCCTGTCATCGATTTTGATTTTGTGAGCTATCTTGTAATTTTTCTGCCttcttttttcagttttagAAATAGTCTATTCATGATCTCACATTTTGAGATGTTTGCAGGTTAGTGTGGAAGGCTTACAGACTTTAAAGCCTCTGGGCCAAATGGGCATTCATCGATCTTCCTTACCTGCAAACGGTATTAAAGACGCTGCAGAGACATTCGGAGGGATAAATCTTGAACTTGGCTTGGTGATAGCTGAGGACTTTGTTGATGATGAACTAGCCAAGTGGGAGGTGGAAGACTTGAGATTCTCTGTTAAGCAACCGGTAATAAAATCTTAACTTTACAGTTGATAGGTGCATCCATGTTTACTTTTATCTTGGGAAGGTCTTGTAACAATGATTTTCACTCCACAGGTTGAGGCAGTTGTTACCAAGGATGAGTTACAACATCTTGCTTTTCTGTGCAAGTCTGAAGTTGATTCAATGGGTCGAATAGCTGCTGGAATTTTGCGGTTACTGAAGCTGGAAGGTTCTATTGGCCAGGCAACAATAGATCAACTAAGTAACCTCGGTATGCTAATCATATTATTAAGATCAAACAAGTTTCCATCTCTTGTAATTAGAGGAAATTATTATCATCCTCCAAGTCCCTATCCATCAAGGTGCAGCCTAATGGTCACGGGTGGGCTTGGGATGAGTGTAGACTCAAACATCTTGGATTTTTATTGCGCATTTGTTGTTCCCCAGATTACCTGATACACAATTATGGCAGTTTTACTCCCTAGGGGTGGGTTCAAAGGTCCCTTTCTTGGTGAAGTTCTGTGTCATCAAAAAATATATCCTCTTCCATGACTGGGATGCCTGACTTTGACTATGGGCATATAAAACTATGAAGGCTTATGGTTTTGTCGTAAGTAAACTGCCATTTGGTACATAATAGAGGTCATCATGATCAGGCTTGcagtttttttttctaaataggGCTATAAAATCAAGTATATAAGTAATGAAATTGAACTTTAGTAGGCTAAGTAAAGATTACTAGGATACCAAGAGAATGAATATTTACTTGAAGCAAAAGGTGTCAAGACTGAAATGTCAAACTTGGTCTACAAGGGTGCAACTGAAGCCAAGGACTGTAATGTGTTATGCCTTGGATTTTAGCAGAGTTATAGAAGTTTGATAAAATGTCAAAAACAGAAGAATATGGGAGAGTTAATTAAAAGTACGCGAGGAATATATGAATCTTTTGCTGACTGGTGCTGTATGTGCAAGAAGAGCCTGGAATCTGTAAATCACATTTTGCTCCATTGTGAGGTTGTTAGAgcttttgtggaatgatttagtTGGGTTGGCTCGGGTTATGCCTAGAAGGATAATAGGAGATTCTTTACAAGTTGGAGAGGGTTATCTGGATGTTCATTAATCGCAGCCatatggaagatggttcctatcTGCTTGATGTGTTGTATTTGGAGGGAAATGAACTATAGAAATTTTGAGGATCGTGAGAGGACAATAGATGagcttaaaattttcttatgcaATATATATTATTCCTTTAAGCAGCAGCTATAGATTCTAACAGGCTGAGctttcatgactttcttgtatccTACCTCTAATTTggtgtttctcttgtatacgTCCTGTGTATTTGGGCTTTGCCTTTTGCATTTTCTAATAAAATACTTggttacttaattttttttttttttttcccatttaagTTTATGGAATTCATCGGTAATATATGAGTtactttttcatattatttcacttttttaaaatgtttagaaTGTTGAATTATGATTGTGCATTCCTGTATGACGTGAAGTTGACATGTATTTTGCAAGAGCAGTGTATGCTGTTTGGGCATACCACCACCCCGGATCCCTCTTTGCTCACTGATGCACAGCATAAACCCGTTGGAACTGTTTGGATTGAATTGTCTATCCTTTATTGAATTGCAAACCCATGCTTTCATTTGTCCGTTTTGTTTAACAACTTGTATATATGTTTGAGATGATGAAATATCCTTGTAATATCTCCGAGTTCGATCTTCCCTGATGAGGGTCAGAATCTGATACATCGATGAATTGCAGGAAGTGATGGTATTGACAAAATTTTCTCTCCAAAGCACAGCACCAGCGGTAGTGCTGGCAGTATCAGGCTATCTCCATCACCACATCTGATCTGCGAAAGCCCTCGTACAAACCTTGAAGCAACCTTGGCTTCACTAGAGGATGCAGTTACGGATTCACAGGCCAAGTGTGCTACTCTTACTGCCGATGTGGATGGTTCAGAATCTTCAATACAGGATCTCGAGACTGTCAAGCAACTTGGTCAGACACTTGAAAGCATGCAAAGTTTATTGGCAAGGTTAAGAACTCAAATTTAGTTGTTTGGATTATCTTCTGCCGGTTTGGCTGTTATATCCTGGGATAAAGGTCTCCCACCCATATAAATACCCCATTCTTTTttgtatataacatatatacaaaTGTGTGTTGAGTGTATGCACTAGTCAGGCAGATAAGAAAGCTGTTCATTGGTGTAATGAGAAATTTTGTATCAGAGGATAACTTGCAGTCGTATCAATATCAATTTTTGTAGAGTATGCTGTAATTCACCCCGTCAGTTGTGGCATCCCAAATTATGTTGGTAAAAAGACGCTGATGTTACCCTCTTTTTGTAGTTTCTAATTGGCATTCTACACATTCAATCGgctagggatttttttttttggggcacAAATCAATGTGTTTTACTGTTGGTACTTTTAATAGCACAAAACAAGCATTTcgtattaattttgtattttaaatgagTTATATTTACAAGCCGGTGTGGTTGACACACCCTCCACACTGCTTACATGgcaatattttatttggaaggaAATTGAATTTTTAACCTTATCTTGTAAATCAAATCCTGCAAAATCAATAAAGCACGACTAGTAGATATTGCCAATCTACAGATTCCTGCCAAGTAGTTTCGGCAGCACGCATGCAACAAACTTATCTACATGCGACTGGGTAAAGAGTTCTTGTCCGGTTTTCTCAAGGGATGGCATCAAACTTGTTCAGGGTCTTACTTTTAATggttaaaatacaaaaataaaaatctgtcTTCTCAAACtgtgatttaattttttaccgGTAAGGTTATGTAGATGACTCGGCATTGAATAAATAAGAAACAAGGATCACCTACATAGAGAGCACTGTCCACCTTTCTTAGATGCCAGATGCAGCAGTGTGTCAGTGTGCTAAGCAATAAAACCTGTGTAATACACAAGAATGGACGGTTTCTAGGCAAGTCTGGTGGTCTATCCACTCATAATATGCCATTTGATTAGCGATAgcatcatattttcatataactTACATGGAACAATTTGTTTTCAACAGAATGACCAAGTTGGCCTATGTAAAGGGTCACCTGTCCAAGTTTCTCTAATCAATGGGATCTGGCTTTCCTCTAAACGCCTATTAAATATGTTAGAATAACAAACCAGACCCAGCCTGCGTCGCACACTAAAAAGTGCATCTTCTAAACCTGACAATGAACCCACTTAGACAGCCTCAAGAAGTTGACACTGCATCCCAGCGCCAAATTGTCCCATCTTCACAGCAGCTGAGAATGGTGCTGCAACATACAGAAAGGAAATTGTGTTTTTCAACAGTCACTGATGTGTAAgattatatatacactatatggACAGGCTATAATATGTGGGTTCACCTTCCATCGAAGGACATGGCTGTTTGTCTAATTGGAGACTTCGATTGAGTATGCGACAGCCTGAAACATGTGAAGTAAGAAATCATTTATATAGCACAGAAACTGGCAACTACTTTTCAACAAACTTGAGAAGTAAAACCAACGAACTTGGCAATAAGAACAGGGGGGCTCGATTGCAATTCCCAAACAAAGATCTTTCCTTCCCTATTCCCTGGTAGACAAGACCATATATGATGAGACCACATTATATAATGACACAAAAGCTTGAAGAATGTTATGTGGATGCAATTACAAGGACTTATATCTGAGAACATTAGGTATTTTATACCATTCATTGCTGTGTTCTTGTGTGCTTCCTTATataaagttttgttttgttttttgttttcctaaAGAAGTATAAATTGGGGGCCCACTTAGCCTTGCATTACCTATTGCAGCTGCATTATAATGAAAATCGCAGGAAAACTTGATGAACCATATGTCGCACTCCGGAACAGGGTATTTCTGAAGGATATCAACTGAACCCTAAACAGAAAACATTTCACAACTTCTTACAGCAGCAAAAGGATGAACTGAGATTCACATGGTCAATGGAGATAAACAAAAATACTTGTGAATAAAGTGATATAGATGAggtgtttttgaaaaaaaaatcttaagtgCATGAGTCATGAGGAATTATAACCTCCCCGGGAGACTGGTCCTTCGTTTTGGGTTCCCATAAAACAATTTCGTTGTCAACGCTCTgggaacaaaataaaaacattatgaGCATGGTTGACGTCTCCAAGAAGTCATCTAGAAGAAACTCCAAGTTATGATTATTCCAATTAGTTTCTTCAATTGCCAGGCAATTTCAAGTTCAAGCCAGCTGGCAGCAAGCAAAAAAATATGGCGAGTAATCTTTTCATTTAAGAATG
This Carya illinoinensis cultivar Pawnee chromosome 11, C.illinoinensisPawnee_v1, whole genome shotgun sequence DNA region includes the following protein-coding sequences:
- the LOC122280424 gene encoding uncharacterized protein LOC122280424 isoform X1, which produces MESILARALEYTLKYWLKSFSRDQFKLQGRTVQLSNLDINGDALHSSVGFPPALNVTTAKVGKLEIMLPSVSNVQVEPIVVQIDRLDLVLEENSNLDTDRSPSSTPTSASSGKGSGYGFADKIADGMTVEIHTVNLLLETRGCDQGQGGATWAPPLASITIRNLLLYTTDENWQVVNLKEARDFSSNKKYIYVFKKLEWESLSIDLLPHPDMFMDANLACSREGGNQRDDDGAKRVFFGGERFIEGISGQAYITVQRTELNSPLGLEVQLHITEAVCPALSEPGLRALLRFLTGLYVCLNRGDVDPKAQQRSTEAAGRSLVSIVVDHIFLCIKDAEFQLELLMQSLLFSRASVSDGENDDILSRVMIGGIFLRDTFSRPPCTLVQPSMQSVTKDLLHTPEFARSFCPPIYPLGEQQWQLIDGVPVVCLHSLQIKPSPVPPSFASETVVECQPLMIHLQEESCLRICSFLADGIVVNPGAVLPNFSVNSFILSLKELDLTVPLDTGKLNNPVSNTDSGVQSSFSGARLHIESLIFSESPSLKLRLLNLEKDPACFCLWEDQLIDASQKKWTTKASHLSLSLETCTGLSRLQNSLDWSSGLWRCVELKDVCIEVAMATADGSPLADIPPPGGIVRVGVACEQYTSNTSVEQLFFILDLYVYFGRVSDKIAFVGKSNRPKRSRNKSSGGRLMDKVPSDTAVSLEVKDFQLRFLETSVANVQGMPLVQFLGDNLFIKVTHRTLGGAIAVSSTLCWESVQVDCVDTEGKLVHGNGSALSNVEDAPLISGNGYPQLRAVFWVQKKRSLYSKGNALAVPFLDISMVHVIPLDERDVECHSLNVSACISGVRLGGGMNYAEALLHRFGILGPDGGPGKGLSKGLENLRAGPFSKLFETSPLIVNNLDGDGNLGDGKESSLLQLGKPDDVDVTIELKDWLFALEGEQEMAESWWFHNHEDVRREERCWHTTFQSLQVKAKGRPKHKLNGKGRSEERQKYPLELVTVSVEGLQTLKPLGQMGIHRSSLPANGIKDAAETFGGINLELGLVIAEDFVDDELAKWEVEDLRFSVKQPVEAVVTKDELQHLAFLCKSEVDSMGRIAAGILRLLKLEGSIGQATIDQLSNLGSDGIDKIFSPKHSTSGSAGSIRLSPSPHLICESPRTNLEATLASLEDAVTDSQAKCATLTADVDGSESSIQDLETVKQLGQTLESMQSLLARLRTQI
- the LOC122280424 gene encoding uncharacterized protein LOC122280424 isoform X2, with the translated sequence MESILARALEYTLKYWLKSFSRDQFKLQGRTVQLSNLDINGDALHSSVGFPPALNVTTAKVGKLEIMLPSVSNVQVEPIVVQIDRLDLVLEENSNLDTDRSPSSTPTSASSGKGSGYGFADKIADGMTVEIHTVNLLLETRGCDQGQGGATWAPPLASITIRNLLLYTTDENWQVVNLKEARDFSSNKKYIYVFKKLEWESLSIDLLPHPDMFMDANLACSREGGNQRDDDGAKRVFFGGERFIEGISGQAYITVQRTELNSPLGLEVQLHITEAVCPALSEPGLRALLRFLTGLYVCLNRGDVDPKAQQRSTEAAGRSLVSIVVDHIFLCIKDAEFQLELLMQSLLFSRASVSDGENDDILSRVMIGGIFLRDTFSRPPCTLVQPSMQSVTKDLLHTPEFARSFCPPIYPLGEQQWQLIDGVPVVCLHSLQIKPSPVPPSFASETVVECQPLMIHLQEESCLRICSFLADGIVVNPGAVLPNFSVNSFILSLKELDLTVPLDTGKLNNPVSNTDSGVQSSFSGARLHIESLIFSESPSLKLRLLNLEKDPACFCLWEDQLIDASQKKWTTKASHLSLSLETCTGLSRLQNSLDWSSGLWRCVELKDVCIEVAMATADGSPLADIPPPGGIVRVGVACEQYTSNTSVEQLFFILDLYVYFGRVSDKIAFVGKSNRPKRSRNKSSGGRLMDKVPSDTAVSLEVKDFQLRFLETSVANVQGMPLVQFLGDNLFIKVTHRTLGGAIAVSSTLCWESVQVDCVDTEGKLVHGNGSALSNVEDAPLISGNGYPQLRAVFWVQKKRSLYSKGNALAVPFLDISMVHVIPLDERDVECHSLNVSACISGVRLGGGMNYAEALLHRFGILGPDGGPGKGLSKGLENLRAGPFSKLFETSPLIVNNLDGDGNLGDGKESSLLQLGKPDDVDVTIELKDWLFALEGEQEMAESWWFHNHEDVRREERCWHTTFQSLQVKAKGRPKHKLNGKGRSEERQKYPLELVTVRMLVWKAYRL